One genomic segment of Candidatus Wallbacteria bacterium includes these proteins:
- a CDS encoding efflux RND transporter permease subunit gives MSLAGISVKRPVGVTVFYLIVLILGSICLYKLPIDMFPSLDVPSLSVITIYPGANAQDVENNVTRYIEEKLASVNNLNHITSKSKDNVSMITCQFEWGTNLDEAANDIRQQLEMAKTNLPEDAEKSVVYKFSTSSLPILLISLSTDHYPEDLYFTADKIIGRELKKLPGVGACTVEGFRKREIRIEVDPERLRFYGLSLDQISQMTALSNLDVPAGTLNSGKYSYNLRLAGRIENLKELKRVILAERDGKAVYLEDVAKIYDGFEEKTALSRGGSGKPSLILFVQKQSGANTVTVVDAVMKRIAELKTRLPAGTEIDVVSDNSKSIRNSINTLSEAVLLGAFLVALVTFLFLRQISASLIIMVTLPVSLIWAFVVLYLSGSTINLISLMSISIVIGMMVDDAVVVLENIQRHMESGESREFSSIYGTWEVWAAVLASALTTAVVFFPLFFVGGISAIFFKELALIVGFTIMASWLTSVTLTPMLTSRFMTLPTGDFYQKTEKWLKKMEDFYRGLIRSVLSRPKAFLTVMLLIFLGSLCLFPLLNSEFMPLVDQGEMQIQADLDAGTRLEETDRYSVLVADIIREVAPEVKAMAIRYGQSKDAKGAIVGMKEGKESFICYASLVEKSKRKRSVQEVGKAIGDELKKRCPAFSSVTVNAGDLLMLLLFGGAKPVTVELYGPDFNELTTAAESVFEMMKKVPGTSSVVKSFDPPRPELVVRLNRELAQRKKVNPALAGKTIRDFFYGKKVSIFREQGEEFDIFLTLPEAAKEDLDSLKKIYITSMSGELVPLSEVAQIEFAAAPTEIMRKDQEKMVRVMSGTYGRPLSAVLTDVKSGMAKLNLPATIRINYSGDVEEQKKSFTDLSMLLIVGIILVYLVMAGQFESFKIPFLIMFSLPFTLSGVIIALLITGTTLNIMSFFGIIMLVGVVVKNAIVLVDYIGFMRKRGVKLKEAIVETGARRLRPILITSLATICGMLPLALGHGDSSEVFNPIGITMIGGLLVSTVTTLLIIPGIYYVTEKEEK, from the coding sequence ATGAGTTTAGCCGGAATTTCCGTCAAGCGTCCTGTCGGAGTGACTGTTTTCTATCTGATAGTGCTGATCCTCGGCAGTATCTGCTTGTACAAGCTTCCCATTGACATGTTCCCCTCACTGGACGTGCCTTCCCTGTCGGTGATTACTATTTACCCGGGTGCCAATGCCCAGGACGTGGAAAACAATGTCACCCGCTACATCGAGGAAAAGCTGGCCAGTGTGAACAATCTGAATCACATCACCAGCAAGTCCAAGGACAATGTCTCGATGATCACGTGCCAGTTCGAATGGGGAACTAATCTGGACGAAGCAGCCAATGATATCCGCCAGCAGCTGGAAATGGCCAAAACCAACCTGCCTGAGGATGCGGAAAAAAGCGTTGTCTATAAATTCAGCACTTCCTCGCTTCCCATCCTGCTGATTTCGCTGTCCACTGATCATTACCCGGAAGACCTTTATTTTACAGCGGATAAAATCATCGGCAGGGAGCTGAAAAAATTGCCTGGCGTGGGAGCCTGTACAGTGGAAGGTTTCCGCAAACGCGAAATCCGGATCGAGGTGGATCCGGAACGGCTGCGTTTTTATGGGCTCAGCCTGGATCAGATTTCGCAGATGACTGCCTTATCCAATCTTGATGTCCCGGCAGGGACCCTGAATTCAGGCAAGTATTCTTACAACCTGAGGCTGGCCGGCAGAATCGAGAATCTGAAAGAACTCAAACGGGTGATCCTGGCTGAGCGGGACGGCAAAGCGGTTTATCTGGAGGATGTGGCTAAAATCTATGATGGGTTCGAAGAAAAAACCGCGTTGAGCCGGGGAGGCTCTGGCAAACCATCTTTGATCCTGTTCGTGCAGAAGCAGTCCGGCGCCAATACTGTGACTGTGGTGGATGCGGTGATGAAACGTATCGCTGAGCTGAAAACCAGACTTCCGGCAGGCACGGAAATCGATGTAGTTTCGGATAACTCGAAATCCATCCGGAATTCAATCAACACTCTGAGCGAGGCCGTCCTGCTGGGCGCATTCCTGGTAGCGCTTGTGACCTTCCTGTTTCTGCGGCAGATTTCCGCCAGCCTGATCATCATGGTGACCCTGCCTGTTTCCCTGATCTGGGCGTTTGTGGTGCTTTATCTTTCGGGCAGCACGATCAATCTGATTTCCCTGATGTCGATCAGCATCGTGATCGGGATGATGGTGGACGATGCAGTTGTCGTTCTGGAAAACATCCAGAGGCATATGGAAAGCGGAGAAAGCAGGGAATTCTCCTCCATTTACGGTACCTGGGAGGTCTGGGCTGCAGTGCTCGCTTCTGCGCTTACCACGGCAGTAGTATTCTTCCCTCTCTTTTTTGTGGGTGGAATTTCAGCGATATTTTTCAAGGAACTGGCCTTGATCGTGGGGTTCACTATCATGGCTTCCTGGCTGACTTCAGTCACATTGACCCCCATGCTTACCTCACGCTTCATGACTCTGCCTACCGGTGATTTTTATCAAAAAACTGAAAAATGGCTGAAGAAAATGGAGGATTTCTACCGCGGGCTGATCAGATCTGTGCTTTCCAGGCCAAAGGCTTTTCTTACAGTGATGCTGCTGATTTTTCTGGGAAGCCTCTGCCTGTTTCCACTCCTGAATTCCGAGTTCATGCCCCTGGTGGACCAGGGGGAAATGCAGATCCAGGCGGATCTTGACGCCGGAACCAGGCTGGAAGAAACCGACCGTTATTCAGTGCTGGTGGCGGATATCATACGGGAGGTTGCCCCTGAAGTGAAAGCCATGGCGATCCGCTATGGGCAGAGCAAGGACGCCAAGGGCGCCATTGTAGGAATGAAAGAGGGCAAGGAAAGCTTCATCTGTTATGCATCCCTTGTGGAGAAATCGAAGCGGAAAAGGAGCGTGCAGGAGGTCGGCAAAGCAATCGGGGATGAACTGAAAAAACGCTGCCCTGCCTTTTCCAGCGTCACGGTCAATGCCGGTGATCTGCTGATGCTGCTTTTGTTCGGCGGAGCCAAGCCGGTGACTGTGGAACTGTATGGCCCGGATTTCAACGAACTTACAACGGCGGCAGAATCTGTCTTTGAAATGATGAAAAAAGTCCCTGGCACCAGCAGCGTGGTGAAATCATTCGACCCGCCCAGACCCGAACTGGTAGTGCGGCTGAATCGGGAGCTTGCCCAGCGCAAGAAAGTCAATCCCGCACTGGCCGGGAAGACGATCCGCGATTTTTTCTACGGGAAGAAGGTCTCCATTTTCCGCGAACAGGGCGAGGAATTCGACATTTTCCTGACTCTCCCTGAAGCAGCTAAGGAAGATCTTGATTCATTGAAAAAAATATACATTACCTCAATGTCCGGGGAACTGGTGCCGCTCTCTGAAGTGGCGCAGATCGAGTTTGCAGCTGCCCCCACTGAAATCATGCGCAAGGACCAGGAAAAAATGGTGCGTGTCATGTCCGGCACATACGGACGGCCACTGTCTGCAGTGCTGACTGACGTGAAATCAGGGATGGCAAAGCTGAATCTCCCGGCTACGATCCGCATCAATTACAGCGGAGACGTGGAGGAGCAAAAAAAATCCTTTACCGATCTGTCCATGCTTCTGATAGTTGGAATCATCCTGGTTTATCTGGTGATGGCAGGCCAGTTCGAGTCCTTTAAAATCCCGTTTTTAATCATGTTTTCACTGCCCTTCACACTTTCAGGAGTGATCATTGCCCTCCTGATTACCGGCACCACCCTGAACATAATGAGCTTTTTCGGGATCATCATGCTGGTGGGAGTGGTGGTAAAAAACGCGATTGTGCTGGTGGATTACATCGGTTTCATGAGGAAACGTGGAGTGAAACTCAAGGAAGCCATTGTGGAGACAGGTGCGCGGAGGCTGCGCCCGATTCTGATCACTTCCCTAGCCACCATCTGCGGGATGCTGCCGCTCGCTTTAGGTCATGGGGACAGTTCCGAAGTCTTCAATCCGATCGGTATTACCATGATCGGGGGACTGCTGGTGAGCACTGTGACCACTCTGCTGATCATTCCGGGAATTTACTATGTTACTGAAAAGGAGGAAAAATAG
- a CDS encoding efflux RND transporter periplasmic adaptor subunit, protein MNKKTVFLLLVFSGVLISSAAEKVLGQKAQKMLLTNKLPVSSSVEPVRSAEIAPKIGGKLDKILVSEGQKVKLGDPLFLLDTTERNLQVTQAGAALEMASARKNALVQAEATYKNVRSEYQRVKTLYDVKAATKQNLEKAETALSVAEAAFQGARKMLAEEDSARSYKTLMDIQLADTRICAPFDGIVSGKLKEEGEILSSGKAVLILEQISPVKVRFGLPESFLPKIKVGQVAEMRTPAYPEQEFEFVITSINPKVNSRTGEFTLEGQTENRNEALTGGMFLAGTLILETKEAVVVPLSSIFKKVGIADSFIFKIKDGKAIEQKVKTGTVEGKWIEIAEGIESGDWIVTEGKNKLIHGMDCEIAEEK, encoded by the coding sequence ATGAATAAAAAGACTGTTTTTTTGCTGCTGGTTTTTTCCGGAGTTCTCATCTCTTCAGCAGCGGAAAAGGTTCTGGGACAGAAAGCGCAAAAAATGCTGCTGACCAATAAATTACCTGTCAGCTCCAGCGTGGAACCTGTCCGTTCGGCAGAAATTGCACCCAAAATCGGAGGAAAGCTGGATAAAATACTGGTTTCCGAAGGGCAGAAAGTGAAACTGGGAGATCCCCTGTTTTTACTGGACACCACGGAGCGCAACCTGCAGGTCACTCAGGCCGGAGCAGCCCTTGAAATGGCCTCAGCCAGGAAAAATGCCCTGGTCCAGGCTGAAGCCACCTATAAAAACGTACGCAGTGAGTATCAAAGGGTAAAAACTCTCTATGACGTCAAAGCTGCCACCAAGCAGAATCTGGAAAAAGCAGAAACAGCGCTATCCGTCGCTGAAGCGGCTTTTCAGGGTGCCAGAAAAATGCTGGCCGAAGAAGACAGTGCCCGCTCTTACAAAACACTGATGGATATCCAATTGGCAGATACCAGAATCTGTGCACCTTTTGATGGAATTGTCAGCGGAAAACTGAAAGAGGAAGGTGAGATTCTCTCCTCCGGCAAAGCGGTCCTGATCCTGGAGCAGATCTCGCCTGTCAAAGTCAGATTCGGGCTTCCTGAATCCTTTCTGCCGAAGATAAAAGTGGGTCAGGTCGCGGAAATGCGCACTCCTGCATATCCTGAGCAGGAGTTTGAATTTGTGATCACTTCGATCAATCCCAAGGTGAACTCCAGAACAGGTGAATTCACGCTGGAAGGTCAAACGGAAAACCGGAACGAAGCTCTTACCGGAGGGATGTTTCTCGCAGGAACTTTAATTCTGGAAACAAAGGAAGCGGTTGTGGTTCCGCTGTCTTCAATCTTCAAAAAAGTGGGCATTGCAGACAGTTTTATTTTCAAGATCAAGGACGGCAAGGCAATCGAGCAGAAAGTGAAAACCGGGACTGTCGAGGGGAAATGGATCGAAATTGCTGAGGGCATTGAATCAGGAGATTGGATTGTCACTGAAGGCAAGAACAAGCTGATTCACGGAATGGACTGCGAGATCGCGGAGGAAAAATGA